The DNA region TAACACTTTTAAGCCCTGCCAAGATCAGATTTGGGCTAGGGAACTAGATTACATTCGTGTCAAGGGTAGAAACGAACCAGTAGCCATATACGAATTACTGGGTTTGCGTTCCAACCCCATTGAAAGCGAAAAATTGCAAGTGATTGAGCATTATCATAAAGGACGCGAGTATTACCTCAAGCGGCAGTTTTCCTTTGCTAGAGCAGAGTTTGCCAAAGTTTTAGCAGTTGATAACCATGACAAAGCTGCTATGTTGCATCTGTTGCGTTGTCAGCATTGGTTACAATCACCCCCAACAGAATCAGATTGGGATGAAGGAGTCTGGACGTTCCAGGAAAAATAAGTGCCATTTTTGACGCTCTATTCTTGTGCAAGAACCGCACTCAACAACAGTGAGTGTTATTACCGAACATAACTTAAATGTAGCGGACGCACCAGAGGGCTTCAGCCCTCACCACAAACCTTTAATTATTATTTTTAAAGGCATCCTTCTATACTAAGTAGAAATCATTGTCTTCTGGGTACAACGAATGCAACCAGCCGTTGACAAGAATGTATTAATCCTTGACCTCTAGAAGTTAAGGGCATCCCCAGACCAGAAGGTAATGTGGAGCATACTAGGTTAGACTTTAGAATGGGGATTGGTATCATTCGATAAGCTCACCCATATTAAAATCTATTCTGATCCAACCTTTGAGTCTTCGTAAATTGTCGAGAATCAGTAAGGGAATCTGCCAGTGATGTACCATTAGGAAGGGTAAGGGATCGCTCACCTCAAAAATTGCTTCTTTCCCACGCCTGATATTTCTTACCCAGGTTTGCAGTTGCTCAAAATTTCTAATCTCATTCAGCCGCCAAACTTCGTGATACAGCCAATAGGTTGGCTTACTATCAGCAAGAGGCTGCAAAGATTCAGCCAGAGGCTCTTTACCAAGATAGGCATCCGCTACTCCTGGATGATTGTAAAACATAGTAATGGCGGAGTGAGTCCGGGGATTACACTCAATCGCGTAAACAGTTCCGTCTTCTGCTTGGATGAAGTCAAAGGAAAGTTGCCCGGTTTTTCCCAGTTCTTTGGTAAAATGAGTCGCCCATTGCATAATTTCTTGCTGATCAACGTTTTCGTAGTTGACTTGAAAAGCGGATGACTCACAGCAGCAGTACATTCTTGACTCTCCATCTCGCGCGGTAGTGTGAGTGCAGTATTCCTTTCCAGGGATGAATTCCTGCATAATCCAAGGATTCTCTTCACTGATGGGTAGACTATTGACAAATGCTGCTGTTTCTGCTGAGGTAGCGCAAGGTAGCTTGGTGAGATTCAAGCGACGTATTTGATCGTAGGGGATGCTTTTAAGAATGTATTTGCGCTTCTCGTGAGAAAAGTCGAAGTTGATGACTTGTTCTGGATGGGTAATTTTGAAGGATTTGGGGACAGATAAACCGAACGATCGCGCTGTTTCAGCAAAGGCAAACTTATCATCTAAAATCTTCGTGACATCAGCATCGAAGTGGAAAAACTCTACAAAATCTGGTAATGGTGGCTGGCCTTGATCATAGTGAATAACGGAAAAAATCGCTACCGGGATAAAAAAGTCGATCTTTTCTGTTTTAGCGATCGCGTGTAAGCTTTCAACATAGCCTTCTAAGTCTTTGCTTGGATCGGGAACGGTATAAAAGCCTGCAACAGAGTTGGAATATTTATTACCACTTGACCAGAATTTCTCAATGTCAATTATAATAACCCGATGCCCAGCAGCATGAAATGAACGCGCTAGCTGAAGAGTTTTAGTCATTCTAGCGCCAGCAATCAAGATATTTTTGGAATTGGGGTTGACAACAATTGACTTATTGAATGGTTGCTTAAGAAAGTTCCACAGTAGCGATGTTAAGACGACGATACAGTTTAAGGGAAATGCGATCGCTAGTAATACAAGAGTGCCCAAGTTTTGGAACACTACAAAAATATACTTTCTCATAGTTATAATTGTGACATCAAAGATTGTATTTTTCCTCGTCAAATACTTTTAAACAATTGCAACTTCTTTAATACCAATTCTCTATGAAGATGCACAGAATAAAACGCTTGAAATTCCATGCCCAACAATAAACTTATTTTATGCAGCCTCACATAAAGTTGGTATAACGAGCTGATTTGATTAAGTCTCTATTCGTGTTCAAGCCAATAACTGGGCTTACTATAACTTAGGGGTTGCAGAGGTATTGCCATATTTTATGTCTTCTCCAAACTGTATGAGTTTGCCGATGTTGAAATCAATCCTCACCCAAGTTCGTAAGGAGCGCAAACTATCGAGTAATAGCAAAGGAATGTGCCAGTGATGCACCATTAAGAACGGTAGTGGGTCGTTAACTTCAAAGATTGCATCCTTTCCTCGCCAAATATTTTTAAACCACTTTTGTAACTGCTTTAACGATCTAATTTCATTAAGTCTCCAAAGTTCGTGATAAAGCCAATAAGTAGGTTTACTATCACTCAGGGGTTGCAGAGGTTCAGCCGGAGGCTCTTTATTAAGATAGGCATCTGCTAAACCAGGATGGTTGTAATACATTGTGATTGCAGAGTGAGCGCGAGCGTTGCACTCGATCGCATAAATCGTCCCATCTTCCGCCTGAATGAAGTCAAAACAAAGTTGTCCAGTCAGTTGTAATTCTTTGACAAAATGACTCACCCACTCTTTAATTTCTGGGTGTTCAAAGTTTTCGTAATTGACTTGAAAAGCAGATGATTTACAGCAGCAATGTACCGTTAATGTCCCATTTCTCACTGTATCGTGAGTACAGTATTCTGTACCGGGAATAAACTCTTGCAATATCCAAGGGTTATCTTTACTAATTGGCTTACTTTTAACATGAAGCGCCATTTTTTCGTAAGGCTCCATTGGTAGCTTGGTCAAATCCAAGCGTAAAACAGAGTCATAGACAATACTTTTGAGAATGTACTTGCGCTTTTCGTTGGCAAAGTCGAATTTAAGAACTTGTTCGGAATCTGTAATTAAGAAGGTTTTCGGAACAGATAACGAAAGTGAGCGGGCAATTTCTGCAAAAGTAAACTTGTTATCCAGCATCTTCATGGTATCAGCATCGAAGTGGAAACTCTCGCAATAGCCTGATAACACTGGTTTGCGCTCGGAGTCAAAGTAGCTGGCAGCAAAAATACCTACCGGGACAAAAAAATCTATGTTTTCTTTTTTAGCGATCGCCCGCACGGCTTGAGTATAACCTTCTAAGTCTTTTTGCGAGTCAGGAACTGTGTAAAAGGCAGCCACAGAGTTAGAAAATCGATAACCACTGAACCAGTATTTGTCGAGATCAAATAAAATGACTCGATGCCCAGCAGCGTGAAATGATCGCGCAAGCTGAAGGGTTTTGGTCATTCTACCACCACCGATCAAGATATTTTTAGGATTCTCGTTCAATGCCACAAGATTAGCATTTGATCTGGTGAAAAAATTCCACAGCAGCGATGCAAGTACGACGGTGCAGTTAAAGGGAAATGCGATCGCTAGTAATGCAAGTGTGCCCAAGTTTTGGAATATGGCAAAAATTTGCTCCCTCATAGTTGTAATTGTGACATGATATATGCTTCATTGACTCAACAAAATTCTTCAAGTGTGGCGAATAATCACTGAGATGGGAAAATAAACTGCTAGTGGCTTCTTTCCGCATCGTCTCTATTTTTTTACTAAATGTAGAATATTTATTCTTTATTTTTTAGATGGGGATTGTCTGGAGTACAAATAGGTATTATATACGCACTTGAAGTCATTAGATTTTTAGGCGATCGCTCTATTTTGTAGCAAGTGTGGACATTAGAGTTCTATTAATTGTCGTTAGCAAAGACCTTGGCTATTCCAAATCACAAGAAAGCTAAAAAGGTGATTTGCCTGACATTAGGTTATGCTCAACGCTTCATTGATCGCCGTCATAAATAATTCATTTAAAGGAATTCCGGCTGCGTTCGCCGTACTGGCAATTACCGCGTTATGGTCAAAAATACAAAACAAGCCGGCTTCTAAAAACCAAGGTTGTCCCTGTGGGTCGATCCGGAAGTCAAATAAACTATAATGGCGACAGCCCAAAGCCAAATGACACTTCTTTACTTCTTGCTGAACCTTTTGGGTGATCGGGTCATTAATATCCACAATCCAACCTGGGACATAATTTTTAGCAGTTGAAGCCAAATCGCCCTCGATTGGTATTTTGAATTTGTCAGTATAGCTACGGATGGGTCTGGTTTGCGGGTCTATCTGATACTCTTCAAGGGGTAAACCGATTAGCTCCCCATCTTTGACAATAGCGCCGCATCTGACTTCTCGACCGGCTTCAATGAATGTTTCTACAATCACTTCATCTGCAAATTCAAATGCTTTCTTCAAGGCAGCGTCATACTCACTCTTTTCTTTGACTAAGGACACCCCTAAAGAGTTGTCGGCATTTGCAGGTTTGATGACTACTGGAGGTGTAATTGTCGGAACATCTCCTTGGCGGAGCAATTCTCCATTCGGCACTTTGACCCCTGCTGCTGCAACAATAGCTTTGGTTTTGGCTTTGTGGGCTGTGATTGCCATCACATCTGGAGTATTGCCTATATAAGGGATCTTTAGCAAGTCGAATAATGCCCGGTAGTCAGTCATTCCAGGGAGACAAAACATTTGTGGCAACATTAGGTCAATGTTTTGCGCTGTTATAAACTGTATGGCATCTGATAGAGGCATCGGTTTAGCGACAGCAATATCTTCTGGACTGAGAGAGGAAGGAAATCGCCATTGGCCATCTTGTGTGATGTATGCAATCAGAAAGTCATAGAGCGATGGATTTGCCGTAGCTACTAGACAGCTTTGGGCGTAATTGCGTGACAACTCACAGTAAAAATGATTGTATGCAGATCCAACTAAATGAAGGATGCGAAGTACTGGCATGATTCATATTCCTAAGTACTGTTTTATTTTATACAAAAACTGTGATCACAAAAAATAGCTTCAGGGAGATGAGGAAGCAAGCGAAAAATTATTCTTTTGAAGTCTAAGCCAAGGCTTAGACTTCTGTGCTCATCTCCTCATCTCTCAATTACACAACGCGTCTAATCAGAGTTATACCATCTCGGATGGGTAAGATAACTTGCTCTACACGAGGATCGGCGGCAACAATACGGTTGAACTGAGCGATCGCTTCACCGTTGGCGGTACGCTGTTCAGGTGGTAGGTAAACTTGTCCCTGCAACAAAGTGTTATCCACACAGATTAAACCGTCGGGAGTCAGTAAGTTACTATCCAAAATGGTCTGAAAGTACTTTACATACTCCTTTTTATCGGCATCTATGAATATCAAATCAAAGGATTCTTTTCTCGCAGCCAGCTTGTAGAGTGTTTCTAGGGCAGGTGCTACTTCCACAACGATTTTGTCGCCGTGGGGAGACTCACTAAAGCAAGCTTGAGCAAATTCAGCAACATAGGGATCTACTTCGCAACCTATAAGTTGCCCATCACTTGGTAATGCTTCTGCCATTGCTAAGGCTGAATACCCTGTGAACATTCCTACTTCTAGAATGCGCTTTGCCTTGGTGATATGAACAAACATTTTCAATGTCTGTCCTTCAAGATGTCCTGAGAGCATCTCCTGCTCTAGTTGACGCACTGTTTCACCATCACTGAAGCGCTTGCTCCAGTCTTCAATGCTTGTTTTTTGCGCCAATGCTGTCAATGCGCTCGATTCCGGGGTGGTGTAATCATCCAAGTAGGGATCTAAACCTGCCGCTAATTGAACTCCCTGCCGCAAAGAATCTAATATCTCTACGGGAATGTTGTTCTCTTGGGCTAATTTGAGAGTTTGCTGTAGCTGGGCTACTAAGATACTGTGTGGCGTTATCGGTCTAGCTGTTTCTCGTCCTAAAACACTCGTCATATTTTCACACCCCTACTAGCTTGGCTTCTTGAGTTTCAATGTATGCGTCAACACCTTTTCCGCCACGAGGGTATTTAGCACAAAGACGTTTGTGTTCAGCTAAAGCAGCATCAAGTTCTTCACGAGTCAGATCGTTGACAAAGAAGCACTCACCAATTGGACGAGGCATGGCTGCGCGTTGTTTACCATCTCGTGTCAAGCTTATAGACTGGGTAGCATCCCAGAGCAAATCTCCATCTAGTAGAGGGTGATCGAGCGATAAACCGATACGACTCATCAAGTCTAGGATGCGATCGCGCTCCCCTGTTGAAATATAGCCCCGTTGTGCTGCAATGGTTGCAGACAAAGCCATATCTATATTGACCGCATGACCATGATATAGGGGTATTTGAGGTGCTAATTCTAGGGTAGGACTCCAAGTGTGACCGTAGGCAATGACGCGATCGAGGTCTAGTTCATGCAAGTTAGGAGTCTCTAACTCCAACATGGTTTTGATTGCCTCATAATTGACTTTGTGGGCAATCTCTTTAATTTCCGGTGTCGCATTCACATGTCCAAAGTGAGTGGAAAGAAGTTCTTCGCCATATTCGTATAGCAGTTCAAAGACTTCTGAATTAGACACTACAGCAATTTTCACCAACTCTGCCATCCCATTACGAACTTGAGCCTTTGGCAAGGTTTTCAAAAATGAGAAATCTAGGATTACTTTCAAAGGTGCATGATATGCTCCCAAGCGATTTTTCAACTTACGATGATTAACTGCTACCTTAATCGCTACACCTGCATCAATCAAACCAATCAACGTGGTAGGAATGCGGATATAGTTGCTCTTGCGACGGTAAGAAGCACAAGCAAACCCAGCCACATCAGTAACTAAACCACCACCGACGACTAAGACTGGTTCTTTACGAACTAAGCCAAAATCCGAAAAAGCGTCAACAATTCTTTCAAAGGTTGCCAGGGTTTTAGCTGGCTCCGTAATAATGATCGGAAATACTGTCAGTTCAATGTCATAGTGTCTAAAATACGACCTCATCTGATCGCCATAAAGTTCATGGACATTGGCATCAATTACAGTCAGACAGCGACCAAATTTTGCATAGCTATCTGCTATTTCTCTGTTTTTAATATCAAATGCACCGTTCACATAGACAAGACTAAAATCGATTTTTTCATAACCTTGGACGTGAAATGCAGATTCTGTAGCTTCAAATGATGCTTGAACTTTATTCATGTGTCTTGACCTTGTTCCAATTAAAAAATTGTGAGATTTCGGTAATAATTCCGATTTACCCTAATGTATGCCAGCAGGAAATAATGCTCTTTATCGTTTGAGATTAGAGACATCATTAAATGAGCTTTCAATAAAAAAGCTTACTGATATTTCTGACTGGCAATGTTATTAAACAACACCATTCATTGGAGTAAATTTTGTAGATGGGCTAGTCTCTAATTTAAGATAGCCTCTGAACTAGTCAAATAGTACCGCAGGGCGGAAGTCAAAAGTTTCCATTAGCAAGATTTTGCCATAATACTTGCATTCTTTCTTTCGGGATTATTGACTTTAGTAAGAGGAAAATTTATCTTAATCGAGGTTTATTCTACTATAGTTGAATTTTAGTGGCTTTCCAACTGTACGATTCCGCAAAAATTCTAGCCTAGAAAACCTATTGTATCGTTGGTCTCCAAGCTTAAATTTGAGACTAGAACCCTGATTAATCGTTAGTTCGCTGTTTTTTACCATTAGTATCAAGCCTTATATCGCTAAACTCGCTATCTTCTATTTGCTTCAGAATAACAGTGGACTTTTAGGAAGTTTATCAGAATTTTTATTAACTCCACTATGTTTGTCTCTAGCAACTTTCCCACCATTAAACTTTGCAAAATTTCTATCTTAGTAAACTAATCATATTATCTATCTCCAGGTTGACATTTGAGATTACAGGCATAATTAATTCTCAGCTAGCTGTTTTTTAGTTTTAGTCTTAAACCATAAAATGGTTAAAAACGAATATGACTCACTACACTCTATTCAGAATGGCAGTAGAATTCTTTTTTCATTCAATCAAGTTACTCCTCAGTATTCAACATACCTACCTCGGTAACTCCTAAAAATTTAGAATTTAAAAATATCTGAGTTACTAGTAACAAAACTTTAACTTTATTTAAGGAACGTTTGTGTGTTAAAAACTTCTAAGTTTGCTTGAATTGCCTTTAAAGTTCTCAATTAAGCTATTTTAGCTCAATTGAGTAAATAATTTACCAGATGATAAATTAAAATTACAACACAAATCATAACATATATAAATAGATTTAAGTCAATCCACCATGCGAAGTGTAGTGAATAACAAAACATTTTGACAAAACTATGTCTAAAGATAGATATTTTATACAGGAGATGGAATTAGCTTATTTGAACGTGATATCATATAAGAAAGGCTGCCAAAATTAATCTTGTTTAGAGTCAAAATCTCTACTAAACTGGCTCTTGAGCAAATAATACGACCAACTTGGTATTATTCATGTCTGCGTATAAAACAGACAATGTTCAGTAAACTACAAACTTTTGAAAACCAGCATGAGAAGGCAGGAGGCAGCTATGCTGGAGGCTCACTTAGTAAACCCCATAAATAAATTTAAGGGTTTAAAACAATTGAGTTGACATATATTGAAATTCTCTCGCCGACTTACTGAAGCCATAGTGGATGCTTCAGAAGGCAGAAGGCTATAACAAATTAAGGAAGGATTTTGGCAATCTGTCTCTGTATCAATTAAAACTTCAACTTATCATTCATCATTCCAGTTGCCGCGATCGCTTAGTTGCTTTCGACATAAAAAATTGAGTATTTCTAACAGGCAAAATTTATTTAAATTACTTTTAAAAAATCTTAATATTTCTCAATCTAGGTTAAAAAATCTTGGGATTGAGTTCATAATTTAAGAGCGATCGCTTTGTAAAGGTTAGTTGATATTTCTTGTCAAACTGCTGGTAAAGTTACAAACTAAGAAATACAACACACGCAATTATTTTATGACTGCTATTTCTAACTTTGAATTCAAGCGACCAATTTGGCAAACCGGCATCATATTAACTTTGGGCTTTTGGCTCAGTGCTAGTCTAGTTTTAGACTGGGTAATTATGCCTAGCCTTTATCTTTCTGGCATGATGAGCCAAGCTGGTTTTACGACAGCAGGCTATACGATTTTTTGGAACTTCAATCGGATGGAATTATTATCTGCTGCTGTAGTCCTGACTGGGGCACTAGCTCTGAGCAAAACCCGATATCACTGGAGTATTGGCAGTATTGTTTTATCTGTGCTGCTGCTAACTATAGCTATGCTTGACACCTATTTCTTAACTCCGCAGATGTGCGCCATAGGAGTTCAACTCAACCTATTTGAAGCTGCTGCTGCTATTCCATCGACAATGAATATACTGCACGGCAGTTATTGGGTACTGGAAATAGTTAAGCTGGTAGCAGGTGGTACACTTTTAAGCTGGTGCTGGCGGGAGCAAGTTTAAGTGGATGGAGAATTTTAACAGTGAGAATATCTACTTCTAAATCTCACACTAAAGACGCAAAGAAATTCTTTGCGTCTTTTTGCTAAATCTACTTTATAGATGAATACGATGTCTACGACGGGCTACGCCTACGCAGACAATTTTCTCTTCGTAACCGAAAACTGCTATAACCCACCTTCCGCACCCTAACTGTCACAAAGGTGTTTTCACTGTTTTTTAGAATAAAACAAAGCTAGTTTATATACTTAATCTCCTTGTTTTAACTGAGATTAAAAATTATGTCAGCATAATTTTTAGCTCAAAACCTGTCAAAAGTTAAGTGATTACCGATTGTGACACTCTGGGTGCGGAATGTGGGCTATAAACATACAAAATTATCTTTAACTGTACATTCTCAGCCTTCCCGGACTTCCGAGCAAATAAATACTGAAAAATAATATTAATTAGTTTTCATGTTTCCTTTACTGATTTATCATGAAGTTTATATATTTCCGCTAACTTTTTTTGAAAATTATAGTAATCTGAATTTTAGTGGTTACTTACTTGTTATCTACCATCTAGCCGAAAAGAGCTATTTTGCAGGTATGTATTAGCAATCAGGAATTTCGCTGCAAGTTCTTGAATTTGTCACTTCAAATTGTGTAGGGTGACTATTTAGCCCCACACAACATTAAAAACCGTCTCCAGTAATTATGAAGAAATTCCCTTCTGCTGATTTGGTTGCCCGTTGCATCTCACCACACACCATCAGGGCGGCAATTACCAGCTAACTCATCTTTGGTCGGAGGTTTACCATTCTTGTTGTGCAAGTGATAATTTTACCCAATCCCAAGACTAAAGGTTGCTCTACAATCACAAACCTAAGTAAGACATTTAACTTTTTTAATGCTTAGTTTCTAATAATACGTTTTCTCTTGAAGAAGTTACCCTCAAGAATAAACTTCTAGCAAAAGTGCCTCACAACTTTCGTCACGATTGCAAAAACATAGTTCATCAGCGTGGATTTAATGCTCAAAAGCCTTGAGGGAGAATCATTTTCCGCTACATTAAAGTAGATTTTGGTCGCTTTCGACTGTAGCACGAGAGGCAAAACCACTTTGGCACGAAAACTAAAGTATATCTACAATTTTAGGCTGCTAAATACGGATACCAATGATGCTTTTGTGACTGATGGGCGAGAGCCAATGGTCTATGCGTTGCACTTGAGTTACTGTTAGATTGGCTAGATTAGCGAAAGATACAGAAAACCAATCTAATTTTTGAAATACTATATCCTGGCAACCAGTCAGGCCATTTTGCCATTGGGCAATAACATGGATTGGTTTATTTGTAACTCGTGCTTTATAGCTTAAGAGAGATTGGTGAATTAAGAGTTGGGGGGTGTGGAATCTCTGTACTAACTCAAATGTGACCGCTATATTTATCTGATAGTGCTTCCACCAAAGTCGTAGTGAATTCCGAAAAGGTAATTCACTAATTTTACGTGCAAACAAATGTTAATTTTATTCCAAAACCATCCTAATGAAGACACTTCCGATTAGTAGATACAGATTTTTCCAAAAGCTCCAGCCTTTATCTTTGTTGAAAAAAATCACTGGTAAGTCGGTTACTGGTTGTTTGCAGGTATTTAGCACATCAGGCTCTTGGTCAATATATGTAGACGAGGGTAAACTAATTTATGCCTGCTATTCAGAGAAAATGTTTGAGCCACTTTACAGAAATTTGCAACGCTTGAGTCAGCAAATTTCTACTCTCCCTCGTGAAATTCACGAACAATTACGGGTGATATTTGAAACTGGTATTGAAAATCAGGCAATACCGAATCCAGATTATTTGGCGATTTGTTGGTTAGTCAATCAGAAATATATCAGTCCCTCTCAAGCGGCGATACTGATAGAGCAATTGGCGCTAGAAGTTCTAGAGTCATTTCTGAACTTAGACGAGGGGAGCTATGAATTTATTCCTGAAAGCTTTCTGGATGACATGCCAAAGTTTTGTCATCTGAATCTCCGCTTACTAGTTGAACGATGCCAAACACCCCGAAGGGAAGCGGCTTATCGTCAGACATCGCCAACTTCTCAATCAAACCCTTCAGAATTGTTCAAAATAAATGAGCTAAAACCTAAAAGCAAAAGTACACCAAACTGGTCTACAATAAACGGCTATAAGCCGCCAACCTACTCTATTAATACCAATGAACATAAGAGTCAGCAAATCACCAAACCACCTGTTGACAAAAAAATCTACAC from Nostoc commune NIES-4072 includes:
- a CDS encoding ATP-grasp domain-containing protein, with amino-acid sequence MRKYIFVVFQNLGTLVLLAIAFPLNCIVVLTSLLWNFLKQPFNKSIVVNPNSKNILIAGARMTKTLQLARSFHAAGHRVIIIDIEKFWSSGNKYSNSVAGFYTVPDPSKDLEGYVESLHAIAKTEKIDFFIPVAIFSVIHYDQGQPPLPDFVEFFHFDADVTKILDDKFAFAETARSFGLSVPKSFKITHPEQVINFDFSHEKRKYILKSIPYDQIRRLNLTKLPCATSAETAAFVNSLPISEENPWIMQEFIPGKEYCTHTTARDGESRMYCCCESSAFQVNYENVDQQEIMQWATHFTKELGKTGQLSFDFIQAEDGTVYAIECNPRTHSAITMFYNHPGVADAYLGKEPLAESLQPLADSKPTYWLYHEVWRLNEIRNFEQLQTWVRNIRRGKEAIFEVSDPLPFLMVHHWQIPLLILDNLRRLKGWIRIDFNMGELIE
- a CDS encoding ATP-grasp enzyme, with the protein product MREQIFAIFQNLGTLALLAIAFPFNCTVVLASLLWNFFTRSNANLVALNENPKNILIGGGRMTKTLQLARSFHAAGHRVILFDLDKYWFSGYRFSNSVAAFYTVPDSQKDLEGYTQAVRAIAKKENIDFFVPVGIFAASYFDSERKPVLSGYCESFHFDADTMKMLDNKFTFAEIARSLSLSVPKTFLITDSEQVLKFDFANEKRKYILKSIVYDSVLRLDLTKLPMEPYEKMALHVKSKPISKDNPWILQEFIPGTEYCTHDTVRNGTLTVHCCCKSSAFQVNYENFEHPEIKEWVSHFVKELQLTGQLCFDFIQAEDGTIYAIECNARAHSAITMYYNHPGLADAYLNKEPPAEPLQPLSDSKPTYWLYHELWRLNEIRSLKQLQKWFKNIWRGKDAIFEVNDPLPFLMVHHWHIPLLLLDSLRSLRTWVRIDFNIGKLIQFGEDIKYGNTSATPKL
- a CDS encoding D-alanine--D-alanine ligase family protein: MPVLRILHLVGSAYNHFYCELSRNYAQSCLVATANPSLYDFLIAYITQDGQWRFPSSLSPEDIAVAKPMPLSDAIQFITAQNIDLMLPQMFCLPGMTDYRALFDLLKIPYIGNTPDVMAITAHKAKTKAIVAAAGVKVPNGELLRQGDVPTITPPVVIKPANADNSLGVSLVKEKSEYDAALKKAFEFADEVIVETFIEAGREVRCGAIVKDGELIGLPLEEYQIDPQTRPIRSYTDKFKIPIEGDLASTAKNYVPGWIVDINDPITQKVQQEVKKCHLALGCRHYSLFDFRIDPQGQPWFLEAGLFCIFDHNAVIASTANAAGIPLNELFMTAINEALSIT
- a CDS encoding O-methyltransferase → MTSVLGRETARPITPHSILVAQLQQTLKLAQENNIPVEILDSLRQGVQLAAGLDPYLDDYTTPESSALTALAQKTSIEDWSKRFSDGETVRQLEQEMLSGHLEGQTLKMFVHITKAKRILEVGMFTGYSALAMAEALPSDGQLIGCEVDPYVAEFAQACFSESPHGDKIVVEVAPALETLYKLAARKESFDLIFIDADKKEYVKYFQTILDSNLLTPDGLICVDNTLLQGQVYLPPEQRTANGEAIAQFNRIVAADPRVEQVILPIRDGITLIRRVV
- a CDS encoding sedoheptulose 7-phosphate cyclase; translation: MNKVQASFEATESAFHVQGYEKIDFSLVYVNGAFDIKNREIADSYAKFGRCLTVIDANVHELYGDQMRSYFRHYDIELTVFPIIITEPAKTLATFERIVDAFSDFGLVRKEPVLVVGGGLVTDVAGFACASYRRKSNYIRIPTTLIGLIDAGVAIKVAVNHRKLKNRLGAYHAPLKVILDFSFLKTLPKAQVRNGMAELVKIAVVSNSEVFELLYEYGEELLSTHFGHVNATPEIKEIAHKVNYEAIKTMLELETPNLHELDLDRVIAYGHTWSPTLELAPQIPLYHGHAVNIDMALSATIAAQRGYISTGERDRILDLMSRIGLSLDHPLLDGDLLWDATQSISLTRDGKQRAAMPRPIGECFFVNDLTREELDAALAEHKRLCAKYPRGGKGVDAYIETQEAKLVGV
- a CDS encoding response regulator gives rise to the protein MKTLPISRYRFFQKLQPLSLLKKITGKSVTGCLQVFSTSGSWSIYVDEGKLIYACYSEKMFEPLYRNLQRLSQQISTLPREIHEQLRVIFETGIENQAIPNPDYLAICWLVNQKYISPSQAAILIEQLALEVLESFLNLDEGSYEFIPESFLDDMPKFCHLNLRLLVERCQTPRREAAYRQTSPTSQSNPSELFKINELKPKSKSTPNWSTINGYKPPTYSINTNEHKSQQITKPPVDKKIYTIFCIDDSPTILNTIKSYLDEQIFSVVGVTDSLKALMQIVHTKPDIILLDISMPNLDGYELCSLLRKHSNFKNTPVIMVSEKLGFLDRAKAKIVRASGYLTKPFTQGDLLKIIFKHIV